One region of Sphaeramia orbicularis unplaced genomic scaffold, fSphaOr1.1, whole genome shotgun sequence genomic DNA includes:
- the LOC115416892 gene encoding bryoporin-like produces MSAESMVVPVGWGAAAAALAAAIALGQAIANAIPTYRQCVIWIENQCKDRTLSNPRNYEDYGHCSEPLTPVIVPSEVGGGVFVKTDWATSGSVGVIMYDIKKEGSGETKRLAVMYSVPYSYVTSSNWFAVGIFDRYTPCNQHLFNKMYYDSGPFTRGKASNGQITYKSDGITLKATMSDEYTPTIKLQIFD; encoded by the exons ATGTCGGCAGAGTCCATGGTTGTGCCAGTGGGATGGGGAGCAGCAGCTGCAGCTCTGGCGGCGGCCATCGCTCTTGGTCAAGCTATCGCTAACGCCATTCCCACGTATCGCCAGTGCGTCATCTGGATTGAAAATCAGTGCAAAGACCGCACCCTCAGTAATCCCAG AAACTATGAAGACTATGGACATTGTAGCGAGCCTCTGACGCCTGTGATCGTCCCTTCTGAGGTCGGCGGCGGCGTGTTCGTCAAGACAGACTGGGCCACATCTGGGTCTGTGGGCGTCATCATGTACGACATTAAGAAGGAGGGTTCAGGGGAAACCAAGAGGCTCGCCGTCATGTACTCTGTGCCTTACAGCTACGTTACCTCTTCCAACTGGTTCGCAGTGGGAATCTTTGACCGATACACACCGTGTAATCAACACCTGTTTAACAAGATGTATTACGATTCTGGCCCATTTACCAGAGGCAAAGCCAGCAATGGGCAAATCACTTACAAAAGCGATGGTATAACTCTGAAAGCCACCATGTCCGATGAGTACACGCCTACTATCAAGCTGCAGATATTCGACTGA